In the genome of Phlebotomus papatasi isolate M1 chromosome 2, Ppap_2.1, whole genome shotgun sequence, one region contains:
- the LOC129800974 gene encoding uncharacterized protein LOC129800974 has protein sequence MVNSVPVNKSEDGSWKNAFSTMRFHRDKMNEYKCSNFLTENLLSEMFPSSHILTNRIGVLEGNDSLNIRKINSKGNMLYDEGSSGYSNWLEKSSTLEDIYDNYMKRSVNSSSKKRIDRTFDKDQSEYDEWSEYEEGDITGYAVHNPPVSEIQDSDGMHYNMPHHTQFSRPESDTMSYSSPYGNHEQYYDTEMHPPQATAGNLPLSFSTPFFTLGNPSFSVEDFGKNFHLNSDFLNTNEILTASGYYHDHDDYPMQESKFGKALGLKDLFEIALTTLAFLSFGMFILHVIMCITMGNTTNNMMMMPMDMGPETEEIRGKREASYSMVMKMNDLARITLMSIDAAQVADTDKGICLQLAICENNKLSRTFTDSTKYWIPLWSLGMTWYSSRIIKGQPAMMSIIDSLKAALLGLGGADCAKTFAKCDHTHQKKQKILTRRKRLAENYIFNWDI, from the exons ATGGTTAATTCCGTTCCAGTGAATAAAAGTGAAGATGGAAGCTGGAAAAATGCTTTTTCCACCATGAGATTCCACAGAGACAAAATGAATGAGTACAAATGCAGCAATTTTCTTACTGAAAATCTCTTATCGGAAATGTTTCCATCCTCTCATATCCTCACCAATAGAATTGGTGTTTTAGAGGGAAATGATTCactaaatattagaaaaattaattccaAAGGGAACATGTTGTATGATGAAGGATCATCTGGATATAGCAATTGGTTGGAAAAGTCCTCAACTCTTGAAGATATTTACGATAACTATATGAAAAGAAGTGTTAATTCGTCTTCCAAAAAACGTATCGACCGAACTTTTGATAAAGATCAATCAGAGTATGATGAATGGAGCGAGTACGAAGAAGGTGATATTACAG GATACGCTGTGCATAATCCACCAGTGTCAGAAATTCAAGACAGCGATGGGATGCACTACAATATGCCCCATCATACTCAGTTTAGTCGTCCAGAGAGTGATACAATGTCTTATTCTTCGCCATATGGAAATCATGAACAGTACTATGATACAGAGATGCACCCACCTCAAGCAACAGCCGGAA ACCTTCCCCTCTCATTTTCAACTCCTTTCTTCACTTTGGGTAATCCTTCTTTCTCTGTTGAGGACTTTGGCAAGAATTTTCATCTAAATTCTGACTTTCTCAATACCAATGAGATCTTGACTGCTTCAG GTTACTATCACGACCACGATGACTATCCGATGCAAGAATCCAAGTTTGGCAAGGCACTTGGTCTGAAAGATCTATTTGAGATCGCCCTAACAACCCTGGCTTTTCTTTCATTCGGAATGTTTATTCTTCATGTAATCATGTGCATTACAATG GGAAATACCACCAACAACATGATGATGATGCCAATGGATATGGGTCCGGAAACTGAAGAGATTCGCGGTAAAAGGGAAGCATCTTATTCAATGGTGATGAAGATGAATGATTTGGCCAGAATTACCTTAATGTCAATTGATGCTGCTCAAGTTGCTGACACCGACAAAGGGATATGCCTTCAACTTGCAATTTGTGAAAACAACAAACTCTCTAGAACATTTACTGATTCAACCAAATACTGGATACCACTGTGGAGTCTTGGCATGACATGGTATTCTTCCAGAATAATTAAAGGACAGCCAGCAATGATGTCTATTATAGATAGTCTCAAGGCTGCTCTATTGGGCTTGGGAGGGGCAGATTGTGCAAAAACATTTGCCAAATGTGACCACACCCATCAGAAGAAACAGAAAATTCTAACAAGAAGGAAACGTCTTGcagaaaattatatatttaattgGGATATATAA